Proteins encoded together in one bacterium window:
- a CDS encoding glycosyltransferase family 2 protein, with the protein MSSSKAIKNNSFQICAVIPFYNEKETLGKILNETLNYVNVIFAVNDGSDDGWIYENNNDRVYIINLDRNYGKGKALSAGFEAAKKNGIDKIITLDADLQHDPKYIPQLLKGLSLYDVVIGNRLKNITDMPIQRKMSNKLTSFLLSIKTGQKIIDSQCGFRVYRLEVIKSIQTRYPGFEAESEMIIRAAEKGYKIGFVDVPTIYGNETSKMKPFQAIIGFLRVLFSSTRN; encoded by the coding sequence TTGAGCAGTTCAAAGGCCATAAAAAATAATTCATTTCAAATCTGTGCAGTCATTCCTTTTTATAATGAAAAAGAGACGCTGGGAAAAATTTTAAATGAAACTCTGAATTATGTCAATGTAATTTTTGCGGTGAATGATGGCTCCGATGATGGCTGGATTTATGAGAATAATAACGATCGAGTCTACATCATAAATCTTGACAGAAATTATGGAAAGGGTAAAGCCTTAAGTGCAGGATTTGAAGCAGCAAAAAAAAATGGAATCGATAAAATCATCACTCTTGATGCTGATCTTCAGCATGATCCTAAATATATACCTCAACTTTTAAAAGGATTGAGTTTATATGATGTGGTAATTGGAAACCGTTTAAAAAATATTACCGATATGCCAATTCAAAGAAAAATGAGCAACAAACTAACATCATTTTTGCTATCGATAAAAACCGGTCAGAAAATTATAGATAGTCAATGTGGTTTTAGAGTATACAGATTAGAAGTAATTAAAAGTATACAAACAAGATACCCCGGATTTGAAGCTGAAAGTGAAATGATCATAAGAGCTGCTGAGAAAGGTTATAAGATTGGATTTGTCGATGTTCCAACTATCTATGGAAATGAAACAAGTAAAATGAAACCATTTCAGGCGATAATAGGATTTTTACGGGTCTTGTTTTCGTCTACCAGGAATTAA
- a CDS encoding ribulose-phosphate 3-epimerase: MAILAPSILSADFSNLSQQIRLTEMGGADWIHCDVMDGHFVPNITIGPVIVKAVRKITKLPVDVHLMIEKPDKYLEAFADAGADYISIHVEEVVHLNRTINRIKELGCKAGTVINPATPVAAITDIAEYLDLLLIMTVNPGFGGQKFIANSIRRIEEAVNLRSRLKAKFLIEIDGGVNTDTIVMAKKAGVDVFVAGSAIFDADNITATTTEMKNLIK, translated from the coding sequence ATGGCTATCTTAGCTCCTTCGATACTTTCAGCAGATTTTTCAAATTTATCTCAGCAAATTCGTTTAACAGAAATGGGCGGAGCCGATTGGATACACTGCGATGTAATGGATGGTCACTTTGTTCCGAATATCACGATTGGACCTGTAATTGTAAAAGCAGTCAGAAAAATTACTAAGCTGCCCGTCGATGTTCATCTGATGATTGAAAAACCTGACAAATATCTTGAAGCATTTGCTGATGCAGGAGCAGATTATATTTCAATTCATGTAGAAGAGGTTGTTCATTTGAACAGGACCATTAATCGGATAAAAGAACTTGGATGTAAAGCAGGGACCGTAATTAATCCCGCAACTCCTGTTGCGGCAATAACAGATATTGCTGAATATTTAGATCTGCTGTTAATTATGACCGTGAATCCCGGATTCGGAGGTCAAAAGTTTATAGCGAATTCCATACGACGCATTGAAGAAGCTGTAAACTTAAGATCGAGGTTGAAAGCTAAATTCTTAATTGAAATTGACGGTGGTGTTAATACAGATACAATCGTAATGGCAAAAAAAGCAGGAGTTGATGTTTTTGTGGCAGGTTCAGCAATTTTTGATGCAGATAATATCACCGCCACCACCACTGAGATGAAAAATTTAATAAAATAA
- a CDS encoding ParA family protein gives MTKIIAIANQKGGVGKTTTAINLSSLLAAAEMKTLLIDIDPQSNSSSGLSIFKHSPSVYEVLVDSLNIKDVIIESYMPFLDLLPSNINLVGAEIEMVELPKRETILKEALREVNGRYDYILIDCPPSLGLLTLNALTAADSVLIPVQCEYFALEGLGQLLNTINIVKQYYNSNLSIEGVLLTMFDTRLRLSHQVAEEVRKYFGEKVFNTVINRNVRISEAPSFGKPIILYDAVSTGAQNYMALAAELIERNSKSIKTLNNE, from the coding sequence ATGACAAAAATAATTGCAATAGCTAATCAAAAAGGTGGAGTTGGTAAAACGACGACTGCCATAAATTTATCTTCATTACTTGCAGCGGCAGAGATGAAAACTCTTTTGATTGATATTGATCCTCAGTCTAATTCATCTTCTGGTCTTAGTATATTCAAACATAGTCCATCGGTGTATGAAGTACTTGTTGACAGTCTGAACATTAAAGATGTAATTATTGAATCTTATATGCCTTTTCTTGATTTACTTCCTTCAAACATTAATCTTGTTGGGGCTGAAATCGAAATGGTTGAACTTCCAAAACGGGAGACGATCTTGAAAGAAGCATTACGTGAAGTTAATGGAAGATACGATTATATTTTAATCGATTGTCCGCCTTCTCTTGGCCTTTTAACGTTGAATGCACTTACTGCAGCTGATTCAGTTTTGATTCCGGTTCAATGTGAGTATTTTGCGCTTGAAGGATTAGGTCAGCTATTAAATACTATTAATATTGTAAAGCAGTATTATAATAGTAATCTTTCTATTGAAGGAGTTCTCCTTACGATGTTTGATACACGGCTTCGTCTTTCACATCAGGTTGCTGAAGAAGTGCGGAAATATTTTGGTGAAAAGGTGTTCAATACAGTAATCAACCGTAACGTCAGGATTTCAGAAGCTCCAAGTTTTGGGAAACCAATTATTTTATACGATGCTGTATCAACAGGTGCTCAAAATTATATGGCATTAGCAGCAGAATTAATCGAAAGAAATTCAAAATCTATTAAAACTTTAAATAATGAGTAA
- a CDS encoding TIGR00159 family protein, with amino-acid sequence MFELFKIGFLTFSFLDLVDILIVGFIVYKLYVLLRGTIAAQIFIGLIIILLISFAAQAIQFKALNWLLKLITDIWVIAFVILFQPEIRRLLVILARNPIMKIFSKHDISESAEIIAEAAFELSQRQYGALIVIIRETGIRTYIESGEILSAKLSKPLITSIFFPKSSLHDGAVIVKGNIVEAARCTLPLSATTQVDGENLGMRHRAGLGISEQADVISVIVSEETGSISVAENGILTTGLSKDSLKKKLKESFVAPTAKGWKALFEQFKGHKK; translated from the coding sequence ATGTTCGAACTATTCAAAATAGGGTTTTTAACTTTTTCGTTTCTCGATTTGGTCGATATTCTGATCGTAGGATTTATTGTATACAAACTCTATGTTCTTCTCAGGGGAACTATAGCCGCACAGATTTTTATTGGTTTGATAATAATCTTGCTGATTTCGTTTGCAGCACAGGCAATCCAATTTAAAGCACTCAATTGGTTACTGAAATTGATTACGGATATTTGGGTCATCGCTTTTGTAATTTTGTTCCAACCTGAAATAAGAAGACTTCTTGTAATCCTTGCACGTAATCCTATAATGAAAATATTCAGCAAACACGATATAAGTGAATCTGCAGAAATTATTGCTGAGGCAGCATTTGAGCTTTCACAAAGGCAATATGGTGCATTGATTGTAATCATCAGAGAAACGGGAATACGGACTTACATTGAATCCGGTGAAATATTGAGTGCAAAGCTTAGTAAACCTTTAATCACTTCTATTTTCTTTCCTAAATCATCTTTGCATGATGGAGCTGTAATTGTAAAAGGCAATATTGTTGAAGCGGCAAGATGTACGTTACCGTTATCTGCAACTACACAGGTTGATGGTGAAAACCTTGGTATGCGTCATAGAGCCGGATTAGGAATAAGCGAACAGGCAGATGTTATAAGTGTGATCGTCTCAGAAGAAACTGGAAGTATTTCAGTTGCGGAAAATGGAATACTTACTACCGGACTATCTAAAGATTCACTCAAGAAAAAATTGAAAGAATCTTTTGTCGCACCTACTGCAAAAGGCTGGAAAGCATTATTTGAGCAGTTCAAAGGCCATAAAAAATAA
- a CDS encoding metal-dependent hydrolase, which produces MKLRYFSHSAFQLTTSVGTKILIDPFLSGNPTAPVKAKDVKADYIILTHAHGDHIGDSFDIAKRCNSTFICVNELANYCSSKGFKAHNMHIGGSHNFEFGQVKFTIAHHGSLTPDNHYGGEPAGVIISAENKNIYHTGDTGLFYDMKLIGEMNSIDYMLLPIGDNFTMGITDAVKAVEFVSPKIAIPMHYNTFPVISADPDEFKKLSESKGYKVKVLKFGEEIEL; this is translated from the coding sequence ATGAAACTTAGATATTTTTCACATTCAGCTTTTCAATTAACAACATCTGTTGGAACAAAAATTTTAATAGATCCATTTTTATCCGGAAACCCAACAGCACCTGTTAAAGCTAAAGATGTTAAAGCTGACTATATTATTTTAACGCATGCACATGGTGATCACATTGGAGATAGTTTTGATATAGCGAAACGTTGTAATTCGACATTCATCTGTGTTAATGAACTTGCAAATTATTGCAGTTCCAAAGGATTCAAAGCGCATAATATGCATATTGGAGGAAGTCATAATTTTGAATTTGGCCAAGTCAAATTTACTATTGCTCATCATGGTTCTTTAACACCTGATAATCACTATGGTGGTGAACCAGCTGGTGTGATAATTTCAGCAGAAAACAAAAATATTTACCACACCGGTGATACCGGACTTTTTTATGATATGAAACTAATCGGCGAAATGAACTCAATTGATTATATGCTTTTGCCGATAGGAGACAATTTCACAATGGGCATTACTGATGCAGTAAAAGCTGTTGAATTTGTATCTCCCAAAATAGCAATACCAATGCATTACAATACTTTTCCTGTAATTTCAGCGGATCCGGATGAATTCAAAAAATTAAGTGAATCGAAGGGCTACAAAGTAAAAGTTCTTAAGTTTGGAGAAGAAATAGAATTATAA
- the folP gene encoding dihydropteroate synthase, with protein sequence MISQLINLSNDKSFKLYKEKYNYSLLLFHGLYGIELRNISSDIFQKRDEKFSPDIFLKNNDLLITGSIRDLLNTISTTNLNHELKSEALKAIQNFEKYETIKFSIGKKQFDFRFAYSMGILNVTPDSFSDGGKYFDQNSATNYALKMIDAGIDIIDIGGESTRPGSEPVTEEEEINRVVQVIKNILSDKPETVISIDTTRANVARKALDSGAKIVNDISGGTFEPEIFNVAKEFDAAMIIMHIKGKPKTMQESPKYENVVTEVYDFLSKQVESADSIGINNIFIDPGIGFGKRLEDNLKLLERLDDFKSLGYPIVLGLSRKSFIGNILNLPVDERDDASNAMNAISLSKGARVIRTHNFKQAVETCKLFNSLVIN encoded by the coding sequence TTGATATCCCAGTTAATAAATCTATCTAATGATAAATCTTTCAAATTATATAAGGAAAAGTATAATTATTCTTTGTTGCTTTTTCATGGACTGTATGGTATAGAACTAAGGAATATCTCTTCTGATATTTTTCAAAAGCGAGATGAAAAATTTAGTCCAGACATTTTTTTAAAGAATAACGATTTATTAATTACAGGTTCAATCAGAGATTTGCTGAATACAATCTCAACAACAAATTTAAATCATGAATTAAAGTCAGAAGCTCTGAAAGCAATTCAGAATTTTGAAAAATATGAGACGATAAAATTTTCGATTGGTAAAAAGCAATTTGATTTTAGATTTGCATATTCAATGGGCATATTAAATGTTACTCCAGATTCTTTTTCTGACGGTGGTAAATATTTTGATCAGAACTCAGCGACTAATTACGCTTTAAAAATGATAGATGCGGGAATTGATATTATTGACATAGGTGGAGAATCAACTCGTCCCGGATCAGAGCCTGTGACTGAAGAGGAAGAAATTAATCGTGTCGTTCAGGTTATAAAAAACATTTTGAGTGATAAGCCAGAAACCGTAATCTCAATAGATACAACACGAGCAAATGTTGCAAGAAAAGCATTAGATTCAGGTGCAAAGATCGTGAATGACATAAGCGGTGGTACTTTTGAACCTGAAATTTTTAATGTTGCCAAAGAGTTTGATGCTGCGATGATAATAATGCATATTAAAGGAAAACCGAAAACAATGCAAGAATCTCCAAAATATGAAAATGTTGTAACTGAGGTCTATGATTTCTTGAGTAAGCAGGTTGAGAGTGCTGATAGTATTGGTATAAATAATATTTTTATAGATCCCGGAATCGGATTTGGAAAGCGATTGGAAGATAATCTTAAACTTTTAGAAAGACTTGACGACTTCAAATCACTTGGGTATCCGATTGTTTTGGGGCTATCAAGGAAATCATTTATCGGAAATATCTTAAATTTACCTGTTGATGAAAGAGATGATGCATCAAATGCAATGAATGCTATATCTTTGAGCAAAGGTGCAAGAGTGATTAGAACACATAATTTCAAACAAGCTGTTGAGACTTGTAAGCTTTTTAATTCGTTAGTGATAAATTAA